Proteins from a single region of Methanoculleus taiwanensis:
- the mmp3 gene encoding methyl-coenzyme M reductase-associated protein Mmp3, producing the protein MEIHLDGERRVVPEGARLSDLLPDRDPRCTVALIRPAHEEAAETAQLRIVSTAGEIVVEGSGSAYRLPEEDSGQPRKLELRWTDRYAAAFGPFVSAFSPARRPYRYERGDVILGCGGYDPARSYLIFSKIRHTADHGAPEDGGVVGRVVSGRSVLDTWKEGDRILRIDRIQSRADRSRAVTTTDGSIVLEDGMHIVSCLEAEAEGFSSDGIDTRTAKSVEHLLLALQGGRFSVGRSASTHIRDERLARTKVPAEQNAARLAGTVTVRTTGKSEGAVYIYTDNAPASSAHTVVAGVTRGLELARLAREGDLLCIRVIPEKLDLIGRTLGEARTAAGERGIGITADEAGDDRVVVDQRPATTLEALANGEVQVTTKPFGQVIGVRLDDEHAPLTCAVFREVSGLKHHSVGKIPFYFKFEDVYLFKPSIARGVGIIPENTPEGVVPANSLAMTNDSRKGSGMVGVRTTESAEFGPTSEPFTGTNIIGTVTEVEKLEGLKEGSMVYIREVK; encoded by the coding sequence ATGGAGATCCATCTCGATGGGGAGCGCCGGGTCGTCCCGGAGGGTGCCCGTCTTTCCGATCTCCTTCCCGACAGGGATCCGCGATGCACCGTCGCTCTTATTCGTCCTGCCCATGAGGAGGCTGCGGAGACCGCACAGCTCCGCATCGTCTCGACGGCGGGTGAGATCGTTGTTGAAGGGAGCGGGAGTGCGTACCGTCTCCCTGAGGAGGATTCCGGACAGCCCCGTAAGCTCGAGCTCCGCTGGACTGACCGGTATGCAGCTGCGTTCGGGCCGTTTGTATCGGCGTTCTCTCCTGCGCGCCGCCCGTACCGGTATGAACGGGGAGACGTCATCCTCGGATGCGGCGGATACGACCCGGCCAGATCCTATCTGATATTCTCGAAGATTCGCCATACGGCAGACCACGGCGCTCCGGAGGACGGAGGTGTCGTCGGGCGGGTCGTCAGCGGAAGGAGCGTCCTCGATACCTGGAAGGAGGGCGACCGGATTCTCCGTATTGACCGGATTCAGAGCCGGGCGGATCGGTCCCGGGCGGTGACGACGACCGACGGCAGCATCGTCCTTGAAGACGGCATGCATATCGTCAGCTGTCTGGAGGCGGAGGCCGAAGGTTTTTCAAGCGACGGTATCGATACCCGGACGGCGAAGAGTGTCGAGCATCTCCTCCTTGCGCTGCAGGGCGGCCGATTCTCCGTAGGACGGTCGGCCAGCACGCACATTCGTGACGAACGGCTCGCCAGGACGAAGGTTCCTGCGGAGCAGAACGCCGCACGCCTGGCGGGCACCGTCACGGTCAGGACAACCGGGAAATCGGAGGGAGCGGTCTATATCTATACAGACAACGCTCCGGCGAGCTCTGCACATACCGTGGTCGCCGGAGTCACCCGCGGCCTTGAGCTTGCGCGGCTTGCTCGTGAGGGTGACCTGCTCTGTATCCGGGTTATCCCGGAGAAGCTCGATCTCATCGGCAGGACGCTTGGTGAGGCGCGAACCGCTGCCGGAGAACGGGGCATCGGCATCACCGCGGATGAAGCGGGCGACGACCGTGTCGTGGTCGATCAGCGGCCGGCGACGACGCTCGAGGCACTGGCGAACGGGGAGGTTCAGGTTACGACAAAGCCTTTCGGCCAGGTGATCGGCGTCCGGCTCGACGACGAACATGCTCCCCTGACGTGCGCCGTCTTTCGGGAGGTCTCGGGGCTGAAGCACCACTCCGTCGGGAAGATCCCATTCTACTTCAAATTCGAGGATGTCTATCTCTTCAAGCCGTCGATAGCACGGGGTGTCGGCATTATCCCGGAGAATACTCCCGAAGGGGTTGTTCCCGCCAACAGTCTGGCGATGACGAACGACTCGCGGAAAGGCTCGGGTATGGTTGGAGTGCGCACGACGGAGAGTGCGGAGTTCGGGCCGACGTCCGAGCCGTTCACCGGCACCAACATCATCGGAACCGTCACGGAGGTCGAAAAACTCGAAGGCCTCAAGGAAGGTTCGATGGTCTATATCAGAGAGGTGAAATAG
- the radB gene encoding DNA repair and recombination protein RadB, which translates to MKCNKLSTGSPDLNMLLGGGLERRVITQFYGEPASGKSTLCLMAAAECLRAGKSVIFIDTEGFSVERFSQVAGGDGAEELAEHLYLFEPVDFEQQGLMIAESEDLLRANREHPVDLLIMDSATALYRTELETGKETLRRLSHYMVKILGLAKKYDVPVLITNQIYVDIDRKRISGLGGTALEHISKAIVSFERLDGTRRAVLRKHRSRPEGLSFEFEITETGINRI; encoded by the coding sequence ATGAAATGTAACAAACTCAGTACCGGGAGTCCGGATCTCAATATGCTGCTCGGCGGCGGACTTGAGCGGCGGGTCATCACCCAGTTCTACGGTGAGCCCGCGAGCGGGAAGAGCACGCTCTGTCTCATGGCTGCGGCGGAATGTTTGCGAGCGGGGAAGTCGGTGATCTTCATTGATACCGAAGGGTTTTCGGTGGAGCGGTTCAGCCAGGTGGCCGGTGGAGACGGAGCCGAGGAGCTTGCAGAGCACCTTTATCTCTTCGAACCGGTGGACTTCGAACAGCAGGGGCTGATGATCGCCGAGAGCGAAGACCTCCTCCGTGCGAACCGGGAGCACCCCGTCGACCTGCTGATCATGGACTCCGCAACGGCACTCTACCGCACCGAGCTCGAGACCGGGAAGGAGACTCTGCGACGGCTTTCCCACTATATGGTCAAGATCCTCGGGCTCGCAAAAAAGTATGACGTCCCCGTTCTGATCACCAACCAGATATACGTCGATATCGACAGAAAAAGGATCTCGGGGCTCGGGGGAACCGCACTTGAGCATATCTCAAAGGCGATTGTGAGCTTCGAGCGGCTCGACGGCACCCGCCGTGCAGTGCTCCGGAAGCATCGGTCGCGTCCCGAAGGTCTCTCTTTTGAGTTCGAGATAACGGAAACCGGTATTAACAGGATATAG
- a CDS encoding methanogenesis marker 17 protein has protein sequence MPPLNYFEVECSDRRGGEAYKRIAADVLQDLDLIKVIEKLHIFIDPKVPIFVAAGTIRHLPRQVRLHDFANINVQEGKAVLDISDETYLAPLLTLLWVRFGKEHVEQPDRFTIVLPAEGFQKENIEDLVVADPSASIHQDVIYALQYIAPEGFKVRRQYVKSTKFYYVASEDTLPEDVVETLVAEKFALMGVSL, from the coding sequence ATGCCTCCGCTGAACTACTTTGAAGTCGAGTGTAGCGATAGGAGAGGGGGTGAGGCTTACAAGCGGATCGCCGCCGACGTACTGCAGGATCTCGATCTCATCAAGGTGATCGAGAAACTGCACATCTTTATCGATCCGAAGGTCCCGATCTTCGTCGCCGCCGGAACGATCCGCCACCTGCCGCGGCAGGTCCGGCTGCACGACTTCGCCAACATCAACGTTCAGGAGGGAAAAGCCGTCCTCGATATCAGCGACGAGACCTACCTCGCCCCGCTGCTCACCCTGCTCTGGGTGCGGTTCGGCAAGGAGCATGTCGAACAGCCCGACCGGTTCACCATCGTCCTTCCTGCAGAAGGGTTCCAGAAAGAGAATATCGAGGATCTGGTGGTGGCGGATCCGAGTGCATCTATTCACCAGGACGTCATTTATGCCCTGCAGTATATTGCTCCGGAGGGGTTCAAGGTGCGGCGTCAGTATGTAAAGAGCACGAAATTTTACTATGTGGCAAGTGAGGATACGCTGCCCGAGGATGTCGTGGAGACCCTCGTTGCCGAGAAGTTCGCCCTGATGGGGGTGAGCCTGTGA
- a CDS encoding methanogenesis marker 6 protein — MAEYTPRLVGTVTKYVFIESPTMTPSALALRAYEVSEGVMIKETCFGLQVTGMPEDVDRLIRTIRTFDPAHIFVKDRGFPPGDPRRCRANLGGARPGYLGHEAEFPLLRYVSHGLEVLETGGEREPAGAPVRQEGRSLLNIKKLKELIEEAEES, encoded by the coding sequence ATGGCCGAGTACACGCCCCGTCTCGTGGGCACTGTCACTAAGTACGTCTTCATCGAGTCGCCGACGATGACGCCTTCGGCTCTCGCGCTCCGGGCGTACGAGGTCTCTGAAGGCGTCATGATCAAAGAGACCTGTTTCGGCCTGCAGGTCACGGGGATGCCGGAGGACGTCGACCGGCTTATCCGGACGATCCGCACTTTTGATCCGGCACATATTTTCGTCAAGGATCGGGGTTTCCCGCCCGGCGATCCGCGGCGTTGCCGGGCGAATCTCGGCGGAGCCCGCCCGGGCTATCTCGGTCACGAGGCAGAGTTTCCTCTGCTCCGCTACGTCTCTCACGGTCTTGAGGTGCTCGAGACGGGCGGGGAGAGAGAGCCTGCAGGAGCGCCCGTGCGGCAGGAGGGACGATCGCTATTGAATATCAAAAAACTCAAAGAGTTGATCGAAGAAGCAGAGGAGTCCTGA
- a CDS encoding methanogenesis marker 5 protein, with product MAKVFIYPATSLILSDLVARFGHQPLGAALSIRERIQTAGVESPPLQITPEDPKKGLKYAAVEVPSGVRGRMSIYGPLLEDAEAAIIVTDADLAFGCMGCARTDELILFSLRQKDIPILEVEYPGNEEEGVRFVAAIRDFLAGLAKEEEK from the coding sequence ATGGCCAAGGTGTTTATTTATCCTGCAACGAGTCTGATCCTCTCCGACCTGGTGGCACGGTTCGGTCATCAGCCGCTCGGCGCCGCACTCTCAATCCGGGAGCGTATCCAAACCGCCGGCGTCGAATCGCCGCCTCTCCAGATCACCCCCGAGGACCCGAAGAAAGGGTTGAAGTATGCGGCCGTCGAGGTGCCGTCGGGTGTCCGGGGCAGGATGTCGATATACGGGCCTCTCCTCGAGGATGCGGAGGCCGCGATAATCGTCACCGACGCCGATCTCGCGTTCGGGTGCATGGGGTGCGCCCGGACGGACGAACTGATCCTCTTCTCTCTCCGCCAGAAGGATATCCCTATACTCGAGGTTGAGTATCCGGGGAACGAGGAGGAAGGGGTGCGCTTCGTCGCCGCCATCAGGGATTTCCTGGCCGGGCTTGCAAAGGAGGAAGAGAAATGA
- the atwA gene encoding methyl coenzyme M reductase system, component A2 → MNPLITVKNLCMDFNGNTALKDINFEVAEGEIVGIIGRSGSGKTVLMHLMRGVDQPPTSGQIMYHIAACAGCEYISVRSDAGKPCPKCGGELTALDVDLWAEENAGMKRRIMRRTAIMFQRTFALYGDDRVIENVLHALDDIGYPSEKAIGRAADLIDEVRLSHRMMHIARDLSGGEKQRVVLARQLAKEPVLLFADEPTGTLDPETAVLVHRMLIESAQTNDMGMVVTSHFSQVIEDVADRAILLEDGEIVRIGSPKEVIQRFMEDYSDVSERQVAEVGEKVMVARDVIKRYLSVDRGVVKAVNGVSFEVGEKEIFGVIGKSGAGKTTLSRMISGILEPTSGELNIRIGDDWVDMTKPGIEKRGRAKAYIGLLHQEYDLYPHRTVLDNLTDAIGLEFPKELALRKALITLGMAGFSEEKSRAILDRYPAQLSEGEKHRVALAQVLIREPRVIILDEPTGTMDPITKIDVKHSILHAREEMDETFIVVSHDMDFVKDICDRVALMRGGKIIKLGPTAEVLSELTEDERKVMGSAAP, encoded by the coding sequence ATGAACCCATTAATCACGGTAAAAAACCTCTGCATGGATTTCAATGGGAATACTGCACTGAAGGATATAAATTTCGAGGTTGCAGAGGGGGAGATTGTAGGGATTATCGGCAGGAGCGGATCCGGTAAGACCGTTCTTATGCACCTGATGCGAGGCGTCGATCAACCCCCGACGAGCGGTCAGATTATGTATCATATTGCCGCATGCGCAGGATGCGAGTACATCAGCGTCCGGAGCGATGCCGGTAAACCCTGTCCCAAATGCGGCGGCGAGCTGACGGCTCTCGATGTCGATCTCTGGGCGGAAGAGAATGCCGGCATGAAACGGCGGATAATGCGCCGGACGGCGATCATGTTTCAGCGGACGTTCGCCCTCTACGGGGACGACCGTGTTATCGAGAACGTGCTGCACGCTCTCGACGATATCGGCTACCCGTCGGAAAAAGCGATCGGCAGAGCCGCCGATCTCATCGACGAGGTCCGCCTTTCCCATCGGATGATGCATATCGCCCGCGATCTCTCCGGTGGTGAGAAACAGCGGGTGGTGCTCGCCCGCCAGCTCGCAAAAGAGCCGGTTCTCCTCTTCGCGGACGAACCCACCGGGACGCTCGACCCTGAGACGGCGGTGCTCGTGCACCGGATGCTGATCGAGAGCGCACAGACCAATGATATGGGAATGGTCGTTACCTCTCACTTCTCGCAGGTGATCGAAGACGTCGCGGATCGTGCGATTCTCCTTGAAGACGGTGAAATTGTCAGGATAGGATCGCCGAAAGAGGTTATCCAGCGCTTCATGGAGGACTACAGCGACGTCTCCGAGCGGCAGGTTGCCGAGGTCGGGGAGAAGGTCATGGTCGCCCGTGACGTCATCAAGCGCTATCTCTCCGTCGACCGGGGTGTTGTAAAAGCGGTGAACGGTGTCTCCTTCGAGGTCGGGGAGAAGGAGATCTTCGGCGTTATCGGGAAGAGCGGTGCAGGAAAGACGACCCTCTCCCGCATGATATCAGGAATCCTCGAACCCACGAGCGGTGAGCTGAATATCAGGATAGGCGACGACTGGGTGGACATGACCAAGCCCGGTATTGAAAAGCGGGGGCGTGCCAAGGCATATATCGGCCTGCTCCACCAGGAGTACGACCTCTATCCGCACCGGACGGTTCTCGATAACCTCACCGACGCCATCGGGCTTGAGTTCCCAAAAGAGCTCGCACTTAGGAAAGCCCTCATCACTCTCGGCATGGCGGGATTCTCCGAGGAGAAGAGCAGGGCGATCCTCGACCGCTACCCTGCCCAGCTCTCCGAGGGCGAGAAGCACCGGGTGGCGCTTGCACAGGTGCTGATCCGCGAGCCCAGGGTTATCATCCTCGACGAACCCACCGGGACGATGGATCCGATCACCAAGATCGACGTGAAGCACTCGATCCTGCACGCCCGCGAAGAGATGGACGAGACATTTATCGTGGTATCCCACGATATGGACTTTGTGAAGGATATCTGCGATCGGGTCGCGCTGATGCGTGGCGGCAAGATCATCAAGCTGGGGCCGACGGCCGAGGTTCTCAGCGAGCTGACGGAAGACGAACGGAAAGTGATGGGCAGCGCCGCCCCGTAA
- a CDS encoding HAD family hydrolase: MSVAVVFDSAGTLLKTFRVARDVRNGGMLIDVETTTLTYSSENRVLVVLHLHSRDVIEASSEMPLSSFLIEKGIGFGVACACRVIPAEVVGSVLYTDRHARVGDLQECIRQVWSSCKQESIVTLNSGVIVNMAMNGIEFAVTTGGKPFDGAKETISELHRMGVPAYIASGDRVAKLEKMGDYLGIPRERVYGVATPSIKAQIVEDLRKQHDVVVMVGDAINDLHAFKAADVSILSEQQSDTKPEVLYLSADYIIRNVAEVPGIVRGLLGNGSFPDTGTI; encoded by the coding sequence ATGTCGGTTGCCGTTGTCTTTGATAGTGCAGGAACGTTGCTGAAGACCTTCAGGGTGGCACGTGACGTCCGGAACGGGGGTATGCTTATCGACGTGGAGACGACCACGCTGACGTATTCATCCGAGAACCGGGTGCTGGTAGTGCTCCATCTTCACTCCCGCGACGTCATCGAGGCATCTTCCGAGATGCCTCTTTCATCGTTCCTCATCGAGAAAGGTATCGGATTCGGGGTTGCCTGCGCCTGCCGTGTGATCCCTGCCGAGGTGGTCGGCAGCGTCCTCTACACCGACCGGCATGCCCGCGTCGGGGATCTGCAGGAATGCATCAGGCAGGTCTGGAGCAGCTGTAAGCAGGAGTCCATCGTGACGCTGAACTCCGGGGTGATCGTCAATATGGCTATGAACGGGATTGAGTTTGCCGTTACCACGGGAGGAAAGCCCTTCGACGGGGCGAAGGAGACGATCAGCGAGCTGCACCGGATGGGTGTTCCGGCGTATATCGCCTCCGGCGACCGTGTTGCTAAACTCGAGAAGATGGGGGACTACCTCGGCATTCCCCGCGAGCGCGTCTACGGTGTTGCGACCCCGTCGATAAAGGCGCAGATAGTCGAAGACCTTCGGAAACAGCACGATGTGGTCGTCATGGTCGGCGATGCCATCAACGATCTGCACGCGTTCAAGGCGGCCGATGTCTCCATCCTTTCCGAGCAGCAGTCGGATACGAAGCCGGAGGTGCTCTACCTGAGCGCAGACTATATCATCAGGAATGTGGCGGAGGTGCCCGGCATCGTCAGAGGCCTGCTCGGCAACGGTTCGTTTCCGGATACTGGTACGATATAA
- a CDS encoding methanogenesis marker 7 protein gives MTTLVPITYKGGVYRHDEIVDLIDDIGGYIVQKHLMAQEVVLQSFVPRDDVELIRRIAKPLAGEVIEAPLVGTEIAVVSPSLEIHHLPHTSCDLAEYLRRAGAKTNMVGLSRGFGKRIANLNAEERDVINEHDLAVYVLGTFEECIRQKFPVLRRGIHVPIVLTGAPDRETLMAIADPPVEGYVGDIGRIMHRFKRPEELRKLDELVEEVSQALDAKRDELAKDPLSIFPPRLMEILEEKIHEVSFLTHPTPVTAQLSGLRVKLPYETYADDVRALEIADGVTVGDVAEVLPSRMRNYILIRIKPFSETRIMV, from the coding sequence GTGACGACCCTCGTGCCGATCACCTACAAGGGCGGTGTCTACCGCCATGACGAGATCGTGGATCTGATCGACGATATCGGCGGGTATATCGTGCAGAAGCACCTGATGGCGCAGGAGGTGGTGCTCCAGTCCTTCGTGCCGAGGGACGACGTCGAGCTGATCCGCCGCATCGCGAAGCCTCTCGCGGGCGAGGTCATCGAGGCGCCGCTCGTCGGTACCGAGATCGCCGTCGTCAGCCCGAGTCTTGAGATCCATCATCTTCCGCACACCTCGTGCGATCTCGCCGAGTACCTGCGCCGGGCCGGTGCCAAGACCAACATGGTCGGGCTCTCGCGGGGATTCGGCAAGCGGATCGCCAATCTGAACGCCGAGGAGCGTGACGTCATCAACGAGCACGACCTCGCCGTGTACGTCCTCGGAACCTTTGAGGAGTGCATCAGACAGAAGTTTCCTGTGCTCCGGCGGGGTATCCATGTCCCGATCGTCCTCACAGGAGCTCCCGATCGGGAGACGCTGATGGCGATCGCCGATCCGCCTGTTGAGGGGTACGTCGGCGATATCGGCCGGATAATGCATCGGTTCAAGCGGCCGGAGGAACTCCGGAAACTCGACGAACTCGTAGAGGAGGTCTCGCAGGCGCTCGACGCGAAGCGGGACGAGCTCGCGAAAGACCCTCTCTCGATCTTCCCGCCGCGGCTGATGGAGATCCTTGAAGAGAAGATCCACGAGGTGAGTTTCCTGACTCATCCGACGCCGGTGACCGCCCAGCTCTCGGGTCTCCGGGTGAAGCTGCCGTACGAAACCTACGCAGACGACGTACGTGCTCTTGAGATCGCCGACGGTGTGACCGTTGGAGACGTCGCCGAGGTTCTCCCGTCACGAATGCGCAATTACATATTGATACGGATCAAACCTTTCTCGGAAACCCGGATCATGGTGTAA
- the dapF gene encoding diaminopimelate epimerase, protein MEITFTKLQGNGNDFILIDEHDREIIPDGMKAQFASLYCDRRFGIGADGVLFLQPSEEADIKMRLFQPDESEAEMCGNGIRCLVKYAYDAGYVQESCTVETAAGIMPVTMGYNEEETEFRAAITMTEPEFARARIPATGDGDYTEKIAGHTVYAVNTGVPHAVIFVREIGAVDIGKIGPIVRNHPTFPKGANVNIVEVGEDDTLRIRTFERGVEAETYSCGTGATASAAVAHRQGLVGKTVAVETMGGALVIRFRDGTTMEGPAETVFTGSISC, encoded by the coding sequence ATGGAGATTACTTTTACCAAACTACAGGGGAACGGAAACGATTTCATCCTGATTGACGAGCACGACCGGGAGATTATACCGGACGGGATGAAGGCGCAGTTTGCGTCGCTCTACTGCGACCGCAGATTCGGCATCGGTGCCGACGGTGTTCTCTTCCTGCAGCCGTCGGAGGAGGCGGACATAAAGATGCGCCTCTTCCAGCCCGACGAGAGCGAGGCCGAGATGTGCGGGAACGGCATCCGGTGTCTCGTGAAATACGCCTACGATGCCGGATATGTGCAGGAGTCCTGCACGGTCGAGACTGCGGCGGGGATCATGCCGGTCACCATGGGTTACAACGAGGAGGAGACGGAGTTTCGTGCGGCGATTACAATGACCGAACCGGAGTTTGCGAGAGCCCGCATCCCCGCAACCGGCGACGGCGACTATACTGAGAAGATCGCCGGGCATACCGTCTACGCCGTCAATACGGGAGTTCCGCACGCCGTTATCTTCGTCCGGGAGATCGGAGCGGTGGATATCGGAAAGATCGGGCCTATCGTCCGGAACCACCCGACCTTCCCGAAGGGAGCGAACGTCAACATTGTCGAGGTCGGGGAGGACGACACACTCCGCATCAGAACCTTCGAGCGTGGCGTCGAGGCGGAGACCTACAGCTGCGGGACAGGAGCGACGGCATCGGCGGCAGTCGCCCATCGGCAGGGGCTCGTCGGGAAGACCGTCGCGGTCGAGACGATGGGAGGGGCGCTCGTCATCCGGTTCCGGGACGGGACGACGATGGAGGGGCCTGCCGAGACCGTCTTTACAGGATCTATATCCTGTTAA
- a CDS encoding ribose 1,5-bisphosphate isomerase: MLLTETAEDIRTMKIRGAGRIARAAAEALREYAGTIEVSDLAAFRTEMQEAAEQLIATRPTAVSLPNAVHAVMSGLSGADSLPEARSALRERADTFIRSSLHAVEEIAAIGARHISDGDVLMTHCNSEAALACILEADRQGKEIEVYATEVRPRNQGLVTIRTLNDAGIRTNYILDSAVRYFMNEVDLVIVGADAITVNGAVVNKIGTAQIALAAHEARTNLIVAAETYKFAPRTILGELIEIEERSGSEVLPDTLARALSHVRVRNPAFDVTPAEYVDLIVTEKGAIPPGLAYSIIKEYLGWSIGEFHKGLVMNSENHE; encoded by the coding sequence ATGCTGCTGACTGAGACGGCCGAGGATATCCGAACCATGAAGATCCGGGGTGCCGGGCGCATAGCCCGGGCAGCTGCGGAGGCACTCAGGGAGTATGCCGGGACAATCGAGGTATCCGACCTCGCCGCATTCCGAACGGAGATGCAGGAAGCTGCGGAGCAGCTCATCGCCACCCGTCCGACGGCGGTCTCGCTGCCGAATGCGGTGCATGCCGTGATGAGCGGTCTTTCAGGGGCTGATTCACTTCCTGAAGCCAGATCCGCACTCAGAGAACGGGCGGATACGTTTATCCGGTCATCGCTGCACGCCGTCGAGGAGATCGCAGCAATCGGTGCACGCCACATCTCCGACGGAGACGTCCTCATGACGCACTGCAACTCGGAGGCGGCGCTTGCCTGCATCCTTGAAGCAGACCGGCAGGGAAAGGAGATCGAGGTCTATGCCACCGAGGTTCGGCCGCGAAACCAGGGGCTCGTCACGATCCGGACGCTGAACGATGCGGGGATACGGACGAACTACATTCTCGACTCCGCCGTCCGCTACTTCATGAACGAAGTAGACCTCGTCATCGTCGGTGCGGACGCCATCACGGTCAACGGTGCGGTGGTGAACAAGATCGGGACGGCACAGATCGCCCTTGCAGCCCACGAAGCGCGGACAAATCTCATCGTTGCTGCCGAGACGTACAAGTTCGCTCCCCGCACCATCCTCGGGGAACTGATCGAGATCGAGGAGCGTTCCGGGAGTGAAGTGCTCCCCGATACCCTTGCCCGGGCGCTCTCGCACGTCCGGGTCAGAAACCCGGCCTTCGATGTCACGCCTGCGGAGTACGTCGATCTCATCGTGACCGAGAAGGGTGCGATACCGCCCGGGCTCGCCTACAGCATCATCAAAGAGTATCTCGGATGGAGCATCGGAGAGTTTCACAAAGGACTCGTGATGAACTCTGAAAATCATGAGTGA
- a CDS encoding carboxymuconolactone decarboxylase family protein: MDFEKILNTIGERGTEAIAREWLRDIEEEYGRVPLIFERMSERPEILISHLLYKSAVTETSQLEPKMIELISLAVGAALKCSHCVEYHMQAARAKGASRAEILEVILIAGLLSNSAVLADAYRVVNGKDEGCPPCELNGVGLKKTCSD; the protein is encoded by the coding sequence ATGGATTTTGAAAAGATTCTCAATACCATTGGTGAGCGGGGTACCGAGGCCATCGCTCGGGAATGGCTCCGCGATATTGAGGAGGAGTACGGGAGAGTTCCGCTGATTTTTGAGCGGATGAGCGAGCGACCCGAGATACTCATCTCTCACCTCCTCTATAAGAGCGCGGTCACGGAGACGAGCCAGCTCGAGCCGAAGATGATCGAACTGATCAGCCTCGCCGTCGGCGCCGCTCTCAAATGCAGCCACTGCGTGGAGTACCATATGCAGGCGGCTCGTGCGAAAGGTGCAAGCCGGGCGGAGATCCTCGAGGTCATCCTGATCGCCGGGCTCCTCTCGAACTCCGCAGTGCTTGCGGATGCCTACCGGGTTGTCAACGGGAAGGACGAAGGATGCCCCCCCTGCGAACTCAACGGGGTCGGGTTGAAGAAGACCTGCTCGGACTGA
- a CDS encoding methanogenesis marker 15 protein, which yields MTSRVRIAQLSCGSEYSGVQKEIADAAESVDAEIFFPDVALADVRSAVKDFGLDVRSADLKLAIARAKALVEGKVEADAVFIGTCFRCAEAAIVRNELRRYIHERSSLPVVSYSFTERTTAGTLLTRMEALTTIARRRALLAREEQTGITLGVDSGSSTTKAVVMRNNQVVGTGWRPTTEVLKSADEVVELALAEAGLSREDVEAVGTTGYGRFLIGKHLGADLIQEELTVNSKGAVYLADHQRGASTVIDIGGMDNKAISVIDGIPGTFTMGGICAGASGRFLEMTAKRLGVDITELGPLAMKGFAKNVPMNSYCIVFGTQSLVNALAAGSSPEDVAAAACHSVAEQVFEQQLQEVDIKEPVIMVGGTSLIEGLVHAMGELLQTDIVVPPNSQYIGAVGSALLASGYIKGD from the coding sequence ATGACGTCACGGGTGAGGATTGCCCAGCTTTCCTGCGGTTCCGAGTACAGCGGAGTGCAGAAGGAGATTGCCGATGCGGCTGAATCGGTCGATGCGGAGATCTTCTTCCCTGATGTCGCGCTCGCCGATGTCAGATCGGCGGTGAAGGATTTCGGGCTCGATGTCCGGAGCGCCGATTTAAAACTTGCGATTGCCCGGGCAAAGGCGCTCGTCGAAGGAAAAGTCGAGGCGGACGCGGTCTTCATCGGAACCTGCTTCCGGTGTGCGGAGGCCGCGATCGTCAGGAACGAGCTCCGGCGTTACATCCACGAGCGATCGAGCCTTCCGGTCGTCAGCTACTCCTTCACCGAACGGACGACTGCAGGCACGCTGCTCACCCGAATGGAGGCGCTGACCACCATCGCGAGGAGACGGGCGCTCCTTGCCCGTGAGGAGCAGACCGGGATCACCCTCGGGGTGGACAGCGGTTCGAGCACGACGAAGGCTGTCGTCATGCGGAACAACCAGGTGGTCGGAACCGGATGGCGCCCGACGACCGAGGTGCTCAAGAGCGCCGACGAGGTTGTCGAACTCGCGCTTGCGGAGGCGGGGCTCTCCCGCGAGGATGTCGAGGCCGTCGGCACTACCGGCTATGGGCGGTTCCTCATCGGAAAGCATCTCGGTGCCGATCTTATCCAGGAGGAGCTGACCGTCAACTCGAAGGGAGCGGTCTATCTTGCCGATCACCAGCGGGGAGCCTCGACGGTGATCGATATCGGGGGTATGGACAACAAGGCGATCAGTGTCATTGACGGAATCCCGGGAACGTTCACGATGGGCGGCATCTGTGCCGGCGCCAGCGGGCGGTTCCTCGAGATGACGGCGAAGCGTCTCGGCGTCGATATCACCGAGCTTGGACCCCTCGCCATGAAGGGTTTTGCGAAGAACGTACCGATGAACAGCTACTGCATCGTCTTTGGGACGCAGAGCCTTGTCAACGCCCTTGCGGCAGGCAGCTCCCCGGAGGATGTCGCCGCCGCCGCATGCCATAGCGTCGCCGAGCAGGTCTTCGAGCAGCAGCTTCAGGAGGTCGACATCAAAGAGCCGGTGATCATGGTCGGCGGGACGTCGCTGATCGAGGGGCTCGTTCATGCGATGGGCGAACTTCTGCAGACCGATATCGTCGTCCCACCGAACTCCCAGTACATCGGCGCGGTGGGCTCTGCGCTGCTCGCGTCCGGATACATCAAAGGAGATTGA